A window of Onychostoma macrolepis isolate SWU-2019 chromosome 24, ASM1243209v1, whole genome shotgun sequence genomic DNA:
CGTTTAAACATACTGTAACACGAAAAATTCGCCGAAGAAGACTCAGCACCGGAAGTGAGGCTAAACTTTGCTCCACACAGCGGAAAACAGCTGTTGTTTAGAAACAGGAAAAGATAGGTAAGTTCTGCACTGTACTTTATTACTGCCGCTTATTTTTCCACCTGTTATAATAGCTATATGTAAGTCTTATTTACTTACTTGTAATATATAATCGACAGTAGCGAATGTCGTTGGCTTTATAAGGAGATAGCTAACGGAGTTAGCCAGCTCTGCTAACTTTCTTCTCGACGTCAGAGTGATGAGACacttgaaaaatataatttttttaatgctttttatatACTGTTCAAATCATCATAGAATGTTATTATACACTGGAAATGAGAATAAATGACTCATGTTTACTTCATACTTCTCATCTTTGCAGAAGCAGAGACTGATCTGAGCTGTTGACATGTCGATGTGCGTTAAAAAATGAAGATTATATGATTTATGTGGCGTTATTTTAATACACTATGAATATAGATAGTACTGTTATTGTTATTACAGATTGTAGGAGCGTTTATTGTAAGTTAAATGTCAGAGAATTGCCTCAGCTGTCACTTAAGAAATCCGTTATGATGGATGACAGCTGCACATCTTCTGTATTTAGTATTTCAGTTAATCTGGTTTTTGCTCACTTCTgaaagatttttatatttaattgtaatattcaCTGGAACTTAAATAGATTTTACGCAAAGATTTGTTTTGAGGCAAACACAAtcacatattaatttatttaaaaacagaaattattggttttgtatttgcatttaACTTGCTTTGTCATTTCTCCCTAGGATGCCTGGGCAGAAAAGAAAGATGTCTTCTTCTGAACCTGAAGTTAAGAAAACAAAGATAGATCAAAGTCTCACAGAGTCAGATAAAACTCAGATGCCCAAGAAGTCTTTGAGAGGAAGACCTCCAAAAAACAAAGCGTTGGAAACTCAGTCGTCTAAGCAGAAACATCAAGCACAGCCGAGGGAAGAAAACGGAAAACCTGTTCGACGGTCGTCTCGCTTGAAAACGCCACAAAAGAAGGGCACGAGAGGAAGACGGCGGAAAGATGAGGGGAAGCCGAAAGCCTCTGGAGataaaaaatctcaaaatatgTCTGTCTTGAAGAAAGGAAACAAGAAATATGTTTCAAGAGTAAAGAAAGAAAAGCCATCCATCTCtgaaacaattaaaacagtCGCAACCTTGTTTCCTGTGCAAATAGAGCACAATTATGGACGATTGCTTGACCTTCAAAGTGAGGAGATAACGTTACCCAAACCTGACAAAATCCACGTGGCCAATATAAGCGATCTGCAGTCGCTTCATGAACCGCGAGTGAGCAAAGTCGAAGAGCATAAGGAGCTTCCGACTGAccctattgagaaaatcacaGTGAGTGTGGATGCAAAAGTAGATGTGATGAGCAAATCTCCTCCACCTCTAGAGGCGCTTTTCAAAGTCATCCAAGAAACCAGCATCACGAAACACTCGTTCGCAGGTAAAGACATTTCCGACATGGATGAGTTAGAAGTCGTGAACACGTGTTCCCTGCAGGACAGTGTACAAAGTACCGACGTGGCGAAAGTGTTTCTCCCGGATTCAGAAGCATTTCTGGATGACGATATTGAGATTGAACATTGTGTGGTGGAGATTGAAACTTATGAGgatttggaggaggaggaggaggaggaggaaacagtgaaaaaacaaacaggTGAAGCTGTGACATGTAAGGAGGTCACTTCTTCACCCTCTTTGCCCCAGGAAAGTGCGACGGACTCCTCGCAAGGGCTTCCTAAAAAGCAGGCCATGAACCCGCAGGCTCGGACGAAGGCACGTCTAGCGGCTTTAGCTGAAGAAAAGGCAGCTGCCGCTAAGAAACCCCAACCTCGACAGCTCAACCTCCTTGCTCTCTGTGAAGAAATTGCGGATGATATTGCATCCGATGCTCCGGGAACTTCAGATGAGAAAAATATTGAGCAACAACAGGAGGCGAGTGAATCCACGGAGGTTTGCGAAACTGAAAAAGAGGCGTCTGAAAACGCCGCTCCCCCTGAAACTACTAGTGTTGAGACTGATGATCCCAAACCCGAGGATGGTACGCCTAAGAAACGTTTTTTCCTCAGCCAGGTGTCTTTGCCGCTCAAGACCCAGGAGAAGAAGAAACTCTCCCGCTATCAGAGGCTGAGACAGGTGGAGCTTCAGCGGGATAAGTTGACTTGGACCCGTGTTAAGAAGCTGAAGTCGGATCAGGCGAGTCAGGTTGGTTCTCCCGAGGAGACGGACGCTCCATTGGTCTCGCCCAGCCCGGCCACCACCCCTGCACAGGTTCCTGTGCCGGAAAGCGTGCCCAAAGTGGGCTCCAATGAACCCAGGAGGGCACTTCCGGCTCAGGCGCCACCCATGCCTAATGGAATCACCAGCCCCAAACCCAAACCAGTGGTGGATTATAAACCCTACACTCCCAGACGCAAGTATTCACCAGATGACTTTGAGCTTGATGGTCTTGAAGAGGAGACGAGCAAACCAGCAGTACCCAAAAATGAGGTGAAACATTCAtgcagacacacatacacaagcaTTCAagagtttgaggtcagtaaggagttacacttttaaaatgtgcaatgcattaaaacacattgccaaaaacaatttttatttgttatagtGAATTATACTGTctaaatttttataaatatgaaatgtgTATTATAACGCACTGTGAATAAATTttgatgcattaaaaatacttttgaaaTGCCATGCATTACACAAAATGTTCAaaggtttagggtcagtaaggttttttgaaagaaattcatacttttatttaactaggatgcattaaattgatcagaagtgacagtaaagacacttatcattttacaaaagatgttaatttaaaataatgctgttctttaggatcctgaaaaaaaaaaatgtaaatctgttTATACAAAATTTTAtacatattaagcagcacaactgttttcaacattgataataacaaaaatgtttcttgagcagcaaattagcaaattagaatttttttctgaaggatcatgtgacactgaagactggagtaatgatgctgaaaattctgttttgatcacaggaataaattacattttcaaaaatattcaataagaaaacagtgattttacattataatatttcacaatatttactgtattttgatcaaataaatgcagccttggtgagcataagagacttctttaataaaacaaatcatacacaattccaaacttttgaatggtagagtaATTTGTAAAGTAGGGATTACAGCAGCCTCATCCCTGAATATTAAACCTCAGCAAATAATATGCTCAGCATCATTTATGAATTGATACCTTAATGATACCTCAAATTCTACAGGTTGTTGAGGAAggatgtattatttattttcgtTAGCTGTCAGACTTACAATTCATAGTCTAAAATATATTCTACacattatttgaattaaatatatattctctTTATGAAATGTCTTCATGCTTACACTCTAAACAACCACTACAGTTGATCACAAAATGTGTCATTCTCACAGGTCAAACCAGAGCAGTCCTCTTCATCAGCTAAAGTGCAGCCCAAACCAGCAGTGGAGAGAAAGCCATGCGTCCCCACTGCTACAGGTAAACaatatttgatttgtttgtttttaaatcaaacaCAAAAAGCCTGACTTCTCTCTGTCTTGCAATGCTAGTTTCATAATCGGCACTTGTGGATCTTATCATACCCAGATAATGAATGTGTTAAAGTGTTAAACACATGCTAAAGGAATTATCTTTGGCAGTATGTGTAATAACAcatatctatttatttgtttattttaactaCCTTGTGGTGCATGTGTTCACAGATAATAAGCCGAAACCCTCTCCCAGCAAGAACCTGATCAAAAGATGCAAACAGAAAACAGCGACCGGTAATTCAAAGGACTTTCATTAAAGATTTGAAAAGTAAAAATTTGCTTTCAGGTCTGTGAAAAAGCACAATATCATGTTGAAGTGTAATTGTTTGTTAAAATGCTTTCTCAGTTTAACATGCAACTATAAGTAAGCTATTTAGTTTAATTCGCttggaaaaataaatgatgtgGCTATGCTTTTCAGAGCATTGTTTGTTTGAGCAACACTGACACAACCAATGCCATGAGTTTGAGGTGCTATCACTTTGTTCAGGACAACTTTTTGAGAAAGTCattattctttcattatttttatttttgcaattcaaTTTGTTGATGCTAGAGCAGAAATTATTACACACTTCAGCTTATAATGTGTTGTTGAAACGATATTCTCAAAAGAATTAATGTCATTAGAGTCTATTctattttctagtctattcgTTATTCTATAGAAAAGCTGTTTAACATCTATGACTTAAAGACTTTCTGTTATCATTTCAGGGAAAATTCTAGTGTTGAATCTGGAGCAGAACAGAAGAAAGAGGACAAAACCAGCCCCAAACCTGCTAGTACAGCAGCACAGTCCGGCAATGTAAGTCAGTTATATCTAGGGATGCATCAGGCCCGATACTGAGCTCCTGTACTCAAACGCTGATACcacacagcatgtgataagtgccatattcagacaaagaaacaccGACAACAGACAGCAGAATGGAGTTTttagagattaaggatgtctacgaagtatatgtatgcaatgaatataatgttaaacattcaataTTAACGCCTGGATTCACTTGTCGAGTGAATGTCCCTTTCTGACAGACATCACTGGAAAGTTTGTAGTTCGGGTCGGATATATCAAAAACAAGAaagtaaaacaatgcacaagttactttAATagtagggagggagggagagagcgCACTTCTGTTGTGTGATCTTTATTGATGTTCGCTCACTTAGCATGCATCATTTGGATTAAAACTAAATCGTcaatataagacaatttataggggcatccactataaacatcatttattttcaaccttaagcatacacgactttctggcaaaagtgaaactagcagcctgtgtgaaatgcgCTAGGCTGTACTGTACTtgtccctctcattctgcaccagtacAATATGCACAACgcatgttttgcttgcttcatgagTGATTCTGCATTATATGAATGGCTTTGGAATATAAATCGCAGCACGTTTCagatgac
This region includes:
- the esco1 gene encoding N-acetyltransferase ESCO1; the encoded protein is MPGQKRKMSSSEPEVKKTKIDQSLTESDKTQMPKKSLRGRPPKNKALETQSSKQKHQAQPREENGKPVRRSSRLKTPQKKGTRGRRRKDEGKPKASGDKKSQNMSVLKKGNKKYVSRVKKEKPSISETIKTVATLFPVQIEHNYGRLLDLQSEEITLPKPDKIHVANISDLQSLHEPRVSKVEEHKELPTDPIEKITVSVDAKVDVMSKSPPPLEALFKVIQETSITKHSFAGKDISDMDELEVVNTCSLQDSVQSTDVAKVFLPDSEAFLDDDIEIEHCVVEIETYEDLEEEEEEEETVKKQTGEAVTCKEVTSSPSLPQESATDSSQGLPKKQAMNPQARTKARLAALAEEKAAAAKKPQPRQLNLLALCEEIADDIASDAPGTSDEKNIEQQQEASESTEVCETEKEASENAAPPETTSVETDDPKPEDGTPKKRFFLSQVSLPLKTQEKKKLSRYQRLRQVELQRDKLTWTRVKKLKSDQASQVGSPEETDAPLVSPSPATTPAQVPVPESVPKVGSNEPRRALPAQAPPMPNGITSPKPKPVVDYKPYTPRRKYSPDDFELDGLEEETSKPAVPKNEVKPEQSSSSAKVQPKPAVERKPCVPTATDNESETLSQQEPDQKMQTENSDRENSSVESGAEQKKEDKTSPKPASTAAQSGNDAGQKSFGAVTCNVCGMLYSPTSPEDESQHLLFHNQFISAVRYVGWKKERILGEYPDGKIILVLPDDPKYALKKVEEIREMVDNDLGFQQVETKVPSQTKTFLFISNDKKVAGCLIAEHIQEGYRVIEESVPEGSEGEKVMYERQRAWCCSTVPEPALCGISRIWVFSMMRRRGIASRMIECLRNNFIYGSHLRKDEIAFSDPTPDGKLFATHYCGTSQFLVYNFVSGNRST